From the Leptotrichia sp. oral taxon 221 genome, one window contains:
- a CDS encoding chromate transporter, with protein MGDLIKLFVTFAKMGLFTFGGGYAMLPMIKREVVEKNGWATEDEIMDYYAIGQVTPGVIAVNTSTFVGHKVKGLVGSIAATLGMIVPPIIIITLIAIFLKNFSDLKVVKYAFNGIRACVCVQVFEAIVMMAKKSLPDKICLTIFILVIILSVTNILDPTLLVVLAGVTGVIIKNFVRKTGKEHKLGSGGTK; from the coding sequence ATGGGAGATTTAATTAAATTATTTGTAACCTTTGCTAAAATGGGACTTTTCACATTTGGTGGAGGTTATGCGATGTTGCCGATGATTAAAAGAGAGGTTGTTGAGAAAAATGGATGGGCGACAGAGGATGAAATTATGGATTACTATGCGATTGGGCAAGTAACACCAGGAGTTATAGCTGTAAATACTTCTACATTTGTAGGCCATAAAGTGAAAGGGCTTGTTGGTTCGATAGCTGCAACTTTGGGAATGATTGTTCCGCCGATAATAATTATAACTTTGATAGCGATATTTTTGAAGAATTTTTCAGATTTAAAAGTTGTGAAATATGCGTTTAATGGTATAAGGGCCTGTGTTTGTGTACAAGTATTTGAAGCAATTGTAATGATGGCCAAAAAATCTTTGCCAGATAAAATATGCTTGACTATTTTTATTTTAGTGATTATTTTATCGGTTACAAATATTTTAGATCCAACTTTGCTAGTAGTTTTGGCTGGTGTAACAGGAGTTATAATTAAAAATTTTGTTAGAAAAACTGGAAAAGAACATAAATTAGGAAGTGGAGGTACAAAATAA
- a CDS encoding YiiG family protein, translating into MKKIGLLIIGMLIIVAFCGKKGDDSLEKRGEQKKQTFLEKTKENYSEHIKIYDRILNIDKGLLYYFEDAGMEREFRKIDADDIEVNIGVDQALIDKLKSIKDSKEKKSELDKKAIAMLPALETMLPIVNEMKTYYVQKGYKVDNFVKAQEYHTRLLAVTEKFKQVERPYKELFDKKSKEIKKETAKEFDKKKEHITYNRFLFLENGEAFLDEIHKQGLDASDFTRGNVNKFKPLRDKIKKSLEKLERSSKNEKQAKKEGYNSTDDFIIFNQKANRFRDIVNKFIIRIEKKDKASHSSVSDSFFAQTEEGTPENVLSEFNEVVEEHNKLLNMKKNK; encoded by the coding sequence ATGAAAAAGATAGGATTGTTGATAATAGGAATGCTAATAATTGTTGCTTTTTGTGGTAAAAAAGGTGATGATAGTCTTGAAAAAAGAGGTGAACAGAAAAAACAAACATTTTTGGAAAAAACAAAAGAAAATTATAGCGAGCATATTAAAATATATGACAGAATTTTAAATATAGACAAAGGATTGCTTTATTATTTTGAAGATGCTGGGATGGAAAGAGAATTTAGGAAAATTGATGCTGATGATATTGAAGTAAATATTGGAGTGGATCAAGCATTGATTGATAAGTTAAAATCAATTAAGGATTCTAAAGAGAAAAAAAGCGAGTTGGATAAAAAGGCAATTGCAATGCTTCCCGCTTTAGAAACTATGTTACCGATTGTAAATGAAATGAAAACGTATTATGTTCAAAAAGGTTACAAAGTAGATAATTTTGTAAAGGCACAGGAATATCATACTAGATTGTTGGCTGTTACTGAAAAATTTAAACAAGTAGAAAGACCATATAAAGAACTTTTTGATAAAAAATCTAAAGAGATAAAAAAAGAGACAGCGAAGGAATTTGACAAGAAGAAAGAGCATATTACTTACAATAGATTTTTATTTCTTGAAAATGGAGAAGCGTTCTTGGATGAAATTCATAAGCAAGGATTAGATGCTAGTGATTTTACTAGAGGAAATGTTAATAAATTTAAACCATTAAGAGATAAAATTAAGAAATCATTGGAAAAATTAGAAAGAAGTTCTAAAAATGAAAAACAAGCTAAAAAAGAAGGTTATAATTCAACAGACGACTTTATTATTTTCAATCAAAAAGCAAATAGATTTAGAGATATTGTAAATAAATTTATCATTAGAATCGAGAAAAAAGATAAGGCGTCACATTCTTCAGTAAGTGATAGCTTCTTTGCACAAACAGAGGAAGGAACTCCAGAAAATGTATTGAGCGAGTTTAATGAAGTTGTTGAAGAGCATAACAAATTATTAAATATGAAAAAAAATAAATAG
- a CDS encoding phosphoribosylanthranilate isomerase produces MEGKVIKLKVCGIRSIEEIEELKSLDIDYFGCIFAKSPRQVSVELAREITEIAHKAGKKTVGVFVNESVENILEIVAKTGIDCVQLHGSETPEYCLELSKKFDKMNSDRKINIWKVFLVNDEFPNIEDYLGYIEYPLFDAKGENRGGNGITFDWNILKDLKGQKFILAGGLSKENIANALEYSPTILDVNSRVEVEDRKNKGLVEEIINLIGGDIFE; encoded by the coding sequence TTGGAAGGAAAAGTTATTAAATTAAAGGTTTGTGGGATTCGTTCGATTGAGGAAATAGAAGAGTTGAAAAGTTTGGATATTGACTATTTTGGATGTATTTTTGCGAAAAGTCCGAGACAGGTAAGTGTGGAGTTGGCTAGGGAAATTACTGAGATTGCTCATAAGGCTGGGAAAAAAACAGTTGGAGTTTTTGTGAATGAGAGTGTTGAAAATATTTTAGAAATTGTTGCGAAAACTGGTATTGATTGTGTTCAATTGCATGGGAGCGAAACGCCTGAATATTGTTTGGAATTATCTAAAAAATTTGATAAAATGAATAGTGATAGAAAAATTAACATTTGGAAAGTTTTTTTAGTGAATGATGAATTTCCAAATATTGAGGATTATTTAGGATATATTGAGTATCCGTTATTCGATGCGAAAGGTGAAAATAGAGGTGGAAATGGAATTACATTTGATTGGAATATTTTGAAAGACTTGAAAGGTCAAAAATTTATTCTTGCTGGTGGACTTTCTAAAGAGAATATTGCTAATGCATTGGAATATTCTCCGACAATTTTGGATGTGAATAGTAGAGTTGAGGTTGAAGATAGGAAGAATAAGGGGTTAGTAGAGGAAATTATAAATTTGATAGGTGGAGATATTTTTGAATAA
- the trpD gene encoding anthranilate phosphoribosyltransferase, translating to MILLIDNYDSFVFNVEQYLKEMTDEQVKTVRNDKITLEEIKKLNPSKIILSPGPKHPKDSGICLEILKNIDDTPILGICLGHQAIGYAFGGEIKQLEVPLHGKTSEIIVNKEDSLLFKELPKKFSVMRYHSLYVNEDNLPEELEVSAKSDDGIIMALEHKTKDIYGIQFHPESFFTEYGKKIIKNFVVSTNKKTVENKEKEKNENLKKYLKKLQDNIALTDGDFKEICAIIDSKNYNIIQLGALLVLISEKSLYPESLTAFVKNILAYSTTFEDESDMIDVCGTGGDGFKTINISTAVAFILGAMGVTVAKHGNRAVSSKSGSSDVLDKLGVPLEKSLLAQLDKLEKKHLAFFHAPFFHKLVGEVREVRQQLGIRTVFNVLGPLLHPNKKLKYQLVGLYHEPVHRLYAETLQLLGREHALVVRGNDGLDEITICDDTKIIEVKGDQIFEYTISPESFGFKRAFHSEIEGGTAEENAEILKRILKGEEKSAKFDIVVLNAMFGLYTANVVDHPAKAKEMILEAIESGKVYEFYENYVK from the coding sequence ATGATTTTATTGATAGATAATTATGATTCGTTTGTATTTAATGTGGAACAATATTTGAAGGAAATGACTGATGAGCAAGTGAAAACAGTTCGTAATGATAAAATTACTTTGGAAGAAATAAAAAAATTGAATCCGAGTAAAATTATTTTGTCACCAGGACCGAAACATCCAAAAGATAGCGGAATTTGTTTGGAGATATTGAAAAATATTGATGATACGCCTATTTTGGGTATTTGTTTGGGACATCAGGCGATTGGATATGCGTTTGGTGGAGAGATAAAACAGTTGGAGGTTCCTTTACATGGGAAAACTTCTGAAATTATTGTGAATAAGGAAGATTCATTGTTGTTTAAAGAATTGCCGAAAAAATTTAGTGTGATGCGTTATCATTCGCTTTATGTTAATGAGGATAATTTACCAGAAGAATTAGAGGTTAGTGCAAAGTCAGATGATGGAATAATTATGGCTTTAGAACATAAAACAAAGGATATTTATGGAATTCAATTTCATCCAGAGTCGTTTTTTACAGAATATGGTAAAAAAATAATTAAGAATTTTGTGGTATCGACTAATAAGAAAACGGTTGAAAATAAAGAGAAGGAGAAAAACGAAAATTTGAAAAAATATTTAAAAAAATTGCAAGATAATATTGCGTTGACTGATGGTGATTTTAAGGAAATTTGTGCGATTATTGATAGTAAAAACTATAATATTATTCAGCTCGGAGCGTTATTAGTTTTAATTTCAGAAAAAAGTCTTTATCCAGAGTCGCTTACGGCTTTTGTAAAAAATATTTTGGCTTATAGTACGACGTTTGAGGATGAGTCGGATATGATAGATGTTTGTGGGACTGGTGGAGATGGATTTAAGACAATAAATATTTCTACGGCTGTTGCGTTTATTTTGGGAGCGATGGGAGTAACTGTTGCAAAACACGGAAATCGTGCGGTTTCAAGTAAGAGTGGAAGTAGTGATGTTTTAGATAAATTGGGAGTTCCTTTGGAAAAATCATTGTTGGCTCAATTAGATAAACTTGAGAAAAAACATTTGGCATTTTTCCATGCACCGTTTTTTCATAAATTAGTTGGAGAAGTTAGAGAAGTTCGTCAGCAACTTGGAATAAGAACTGTTTTCAATGTTTTAGGACCTTTGTTACATCCTAATAAAAAATTAAAATATCAATTAGTTGGACTTTATCATGAACCTGTTCACAGATTGTATGCTGAAACATTGCAATTATTGGGAAGAGAGCATGCGTTGGTTGTGCGTGGAAATGATGGACTTGATGAAATTACAATTTGCGACGATACAAAAATTATCGAAGTAAAAGGAGATCAAATTTTTGAATATACAATTTCTCCTGAGAGTTTCGGATTTAAAAGAGCTTTTCATTCTGAAATCGAAGGTGGAACGGCAGAAGAAAATGCTGAAATTTTAAAGAGAATATTAAAAGGTGAAGAAAAATCTGCAAAATTTGATATAGTTGTGTTAAATGCGATGTTTGGGCTTTATACTGCGAATGTAGTGGACCATCCTGCGAAGGCAAAGGAAATGATTTTGGAAGCGATTGAGAGTGGGAAAGTTTATGAATTTTATGAAAACTATGTGAAATAA
- a CDS encoding anthranilate synthase component I family protein has protein sequence MLLKDPIYYYSRIREHYKNSYLAEDTLQVIIGIDCEYVDSYEHNYKSLEQFYKSQKSIAPFAGLFGTFAYETIHYFEKIDEIEKSQFKFPAFLFANAKAYLHYSKISKEYSFYGDKEKYYSILKDEVEKIEKNDNKDTYYTIKTDLDKEKEHFYKIVEKAKEYIKSGDIFQVVLSEQLKLETNMDSLEFYKYLSEANPSPYMFHFPTKYGDVVGSSPEILVDVFSDTIYIAPIAGTRPRGKDANEDEFLANDLLNDPKECSEHRMLVDLARNDVGKFSEKGTVIVKNLMHIKHYQHVMHIVSEVFGKKRSDVTIFDILSSAFPAGTLSGSPKIRAMEIIAELEEFKRNVYGGGIGFIRFNGDLQIAIVIRTAFFEAKEDGSDAQKVFIQSGAGIVYDSVKEREYNEICHKRASVVGVFERNAKKL, from the coding sequence ATGTTACTAAAAGACCCTATTTACTACTATTCTCGTATAAGAGAGCATTACAAAAATTCGTATTTGGCAGAAGATACTCTTCAAGTGATAATTGGAATTGATTGTGAGTATGTCGATTCTTACGAACATAATTACAAATCTTTGGAGCAATTTTATAAATCGCAGAAGTCGATTGCACCATTTGCAGGGCTTTTTGGGACTTTTGCGTATGAAACGATACATTATTTTGAGAAAATTGATGAGATTGAAAAATCACAATTTAAATTTCCTGCATTTTTATTTGCTAATGCGAAGGCTTACTTGCATTATTCCAAGATTAGCAAGGAATATTCATTTTATGGGGATAAAGAAAAATATTATTCGATTTTGAAGGATGAAGTTGAGAAAATAGAAAAAAATGATAATAAAGATACTTATTATACGATAAAAACAGATTTAGATAAGGAAAAAGAACATTTTTATAAAATTGTTGAGAAGGCGAAGGAGTATATAAAATCTGGGGATATATTTCAAGTTGTTTTGAGTGAGCAGTTGAAATTGGAAACTAATATGGATTCGTTGGAATTTTATAAATATTTGTCTGAAGCGAATCCATCGCCATATATGTTCCATTTTCCGACAAAATATGGAGATGTTGTAGGGTCTAGTCCTGAAATATTAGTTGATGTCTTTTCTGATACAATCTACATTGCACCAATTGCAGGAACACGACCCCGTGGGAAAGATGCAAATGAAGATGAATTTTTGGCAAACGATTTGTTGAATGATCCGAAAGAATGCTCTGAACACAGAATGTTAGTTGATTTAGCAAGAAATGATGTTGGAAAATTTTCAGAAAAGGGTACAGTTATTGTGAAAAACTTGATGCACATTAAGCATTATCAACATGTTATGCACATTGTTTCTGAGGTTTTTGGGAAGAAACGTTCGGATGTAACGATTTTTGATATTTTATCATCAGCATTTCCTGCTGGGACTTTGAGTGGTTCGCCAAAAATTCGTGCGATGGAGATTATTGCAGAATTAGAAGAATTTAAGAGAAATGTTTATGGTGGCGGAATTGGATTTATTAGATTTAATGGAGATTTGCAAATAGCGATTGTTATTAGAACGGCATTTTTTGAGGCAAAAGAAGATGGCTCTGACGCACAAAAGGTATTCATTCAATCAGGTGCTGGAATTGTTTACGATTCTGTGAAGGAGAGAGAGTATAATGAAATTTGTCATAAGAGAGCTTCTGTAGTGGGAGTTTTTGAGAGAAATGCTAAGAAATTGTAA
- the trpB gene encoding tryptophan synthase subunit beta has translation MNMENKKSYFGEFGGQYVPETVMTALFELEKAYEELEDDKEFHENFEYLLKNYVGRETPLYYAKNLSDHYNQDIYLKREDLNHTGAHKINNALGQVLLAKKMGKKKVIAETGAGQHGVATATAAALLGLECDVYMGAVDIERQKLNVFRMELLGAKVVSVEDGLKTLKEATTAAIQAWVAEIETVFYVIGSVVGPHPYPTIVRDFQSIIGKEARHQIEDLGKHADHVIACVGGGSNAIGIFSGFLDDETTKLYGVEAGGLGIDTDMHAATLTLGSEGIIHGMKTYVLQNKYGQILPVHSISAGLDYPGIGPEHSYLHDINRAIYAPITDDEAMQALILVTRKEGIIPAIESAHALAYLEKLCPTLSKDKRETIIVNVSGRGDKDMHTVFSVLKGENVHE, from the coding sequence ATAAATATGGAAAATAAAAAATCTTATTTCGGAGAATTTGGAGGGCAATATGTTCCCGAAACTGTGATGACTGCGTTATTTGAGTTGGAAAAGGCGTATGAAGAATTGGAAGATGATAAGGAATTTCATGAGAATTTTGAGTACTTGTTGAAAAATTATGTTGGGAGAGAGACACCGCTTTATTATGCAAAAAATTTGAGCGATCATTATAATCAGGATATTTACTTGAAAAGAGAGGATTTGAACCATACTGGAGCACATAAAATTAATAATGCGTTGGGACAAGTTTTACTTGCGAAAAAAATGGGGAAAAAGAAAGTTATCGCTGAAACTGGGGCTGGACAACATGGGGTTGCGACTGCTACAGCTGCGGCACTTCTTGGGCTTGAATGCGATGTTTATATGGGAGCAGTTGACATTGAAAGACAAAAATTGAATGTGTTTAGAATGGAGCTTTTGGGAGCGAAAGTTGTTTCGGTTGAAGATGGGCTTAAAACGTTGAAAGAGGCGACTACTGCGGCAATTCAGGCTTGGGTTGCAGAAATTGAAACTGTATTTTATGTGATTGGTTCTGTTGTTGGACCACATCCTTATCCTACGATTGTTAGGGATTTTCAGTCGATTATTGGAAAAGAGGCTAGACATCAAATTGAAGATTTAGGGAAACATGCTGATCATGTTATTGCTTGTGTTGGTGGTGGAAGTAATGCGATTGGGATTTTTAGTGGATTTTTAGATGATGAAACTACGAAATTGTATGGTGTTGAAGCTGGAGGTCTTGGAATTGATACGGATATGCATGCGGCTACATTAACGCTTGGTAGTGAAGGTATTATTCATGGAATGAAAACTTATGTGTTGCAAAATAAATATGGACAAATTTTACCAGTTCACTCAATTTCGGCTGGACTTGATTATCCAGGGATTGGGCCTGAACATTCATATTTGCATGATATAAATAGAGCGATTTATGCACCAATTACAGATGATGAGGCGATGCAAGCATTGATCCTTGTTACGAGAAAAGAGGGAATCATTCCAGCTATTGAAAGTGCGCATGCTTTGGCGTATTTAGAAAAATTGTGTCCGACACTTTCAAAAGATAAGAGGGAAACAATAATTGTAAATGTTTCTGGACGTGGAGACAAAGATATGCACACAGTATTTTCAGTATTGAAGGGAGAAAATGTTCATGAATAG
- a CDS encoding phospholipase D-like domain-containing protein, whose amino-acid sequence MENKFNNNVSCDVFIGKGAGASIKESFKNAKKSVTIISPFLSGNMTAQEIIKLLDKNVKVSIVTKDHFRIYPLLKEVISKNPKFSSLGSYRSNVSKLFLTFIFATITLLLINILLSFEFNFSFIKNITINSQIFLVVFLIIINIFLLKKTSEIDFEYSIRKNLNLHILKKGYPLHSKIYIIDNKIAYLGSLNCTDSGFRYNHETRIKTKDKKFISDLNKLYKEFLELPAIPLKTLQKNIKTFSKKDGFDDESYTFYE is encoded by the coding sequence ATGGAAAATAAATTTAATAACAATGTGTCGTGTGATGTTTTTATTGGAAAAGGTGCTGGAGCGAGTATAAAAGAGAGTTTTAAAAATGCTAAAAAATCAGTTACTATAATTTCTCCATTTTTAAGTGGAAATATGACTGCACAAGAAATCATTAAATTATTAGATAAAAATGTAAAAGTGAGCATTGTGACGAAAGATCATTTTCGTATTTATCCACTTTTAAAAGAAGTTATTTCCAAAAATCCGAAATTTTCTTCACTCGGAAGTTATCGTTCAAATGTTTCAAAATTGTTTTTAACATTTATTTTCGCTACAATCACTTTATTATTAATAAATATTTTATTATCTTTTGAATTTAATTTTTCGTTTATAAAAAATATTACAATAAATTCTCAAATATTTTTAGTAGTGTTTTTGATTATCATAAATATTTTTTTATTGAAAAAAACTAGTGAAATAGATTTTGAATACTCAATAAGAAAAAATTTAAACTTACATATTTTAAAAAAAGGATATCCACTACATAGTAAAATTTATATTATCGACAATAAAATCGCTTATTTAGGCTCATTAAATTGTACAGATTCAGGTTTTAGATACAATCACGAAACGAGAATAAAAACAAAAGATAAGAAATTTATTTCAGATCTGAATAAACTTTACAAAGAATTTTTAGAATTACCAGCAATTCCCTTAAAAACACTACAAAAAAATATAAAAACATTTTCTAAAAAAGATGGTTTTGATGATGAATCATATACATTTTATGAATAA
- a CDS encoding chromate transporter, translating to MGNELMKLLHLSFEFSKVGLFSVGGGLATLPFLYHMGQKTGWFTAGDVSDMIAISQSTPGPMGINMATSVGYTIAGLWGALIAPVALVIPSVIIIIMISHALNRFKDSILVADIFYGLRPASIGLIVTAGISVAKGSLFTLEKYNISKHIGDIFNYKSVLLAIFIAILTKFKVNPILSIVISAIIGIIFKF from the coding sequence ATGGGAAATGAATTAATGAAATTGTTGCATTTGTCATTTGAATTCAGTAAAGTTGGCTTGTTTTCAGTTGGAGGAGGACTTGCAACGTTGCCATTTTTGTATCATATGGGTCAAAAGACAGGCTGGTTTACAGCTGGAGATGTGTCAGATATGATAGCCATTTCACAATCAACACCAGGTCCAATGGGAATTAATATGGCGACTTCTGTTGGATATACTATAGCAGGACTTTGGGGAGCATTGATTGCACCAGTAGCTTTAGTAATTCCTTCAGTTATAATAATTATTATGATTTCTCATGCATTAAATAGATTTAAAGATTCTATTTTAGTGGCAGATATATTTTATGGTTTGCGTCCAGCATCCATTGGATTGATAGTAACTGCTGGGATAAGTGTTGCAAAAGGATCGTTATTCACTTTAGAAAAATATAATATTTCAAAACATATTGGAGATATTTTTAATTACAAATCAGTTTTGTTGGCAATATTTATAGCAATTTTGACAAAATTTAAAGTAAATCCAATTTTATCGATAGTAATTTCAGCAATAATTGGAATAATTTTCAAATTTTAA
- a CDS encoding OPT/YSL family transporter yields the protein MAKKINSKMKSKKNFKTSSSFTLLSIIIGIIGAVIVSSSSFYTVLKFGALPWASVMVALISTSTLVFFKKVNGREVSIVHTIMSAGAMVAGGVAFTMPGYLILGGKLENIDRMQLWVTVLFGSILGCIFSFIFKQKLLENEELEFPIGEATFNVINSGENSENMTYVGFGALLSTVIAILRDFSFMRGKKTILPTIYSFKKGFLNFYVSPLLLGIGYILGIAKTFAWFLGGALIYFVFQPFALIKKFENFDIMKNNFGMGIIVGFGIAVIVKLFFSKYEEEYRKSSNLFWKIAIFAGIGIFGISWIYKLPVFLSFIVVIICILCIIISGYTVGKTGLNFLEIYAVITILTITFFNKLLNGIRMENAVFSTRITTLMTFCLACFVAVACGLCGNILNNLKLGSQTKIAPSKQFFGELIGAAIGSFVVTNLFFILFDVYKNIGPHNNADLMALQASFITSFIDGIPFIQIFWLGALIGFVLYFFNVSALTFGIGIYVPFYMTLTVFLGGILNFVASRVSSKFSEKCLLVSNGLMIGEAIVGVGISLITYYFVLFQK from the coding sequence ATGGCAAAAAAAATAAATTCAAAAATGAAATCAAAGAAAAATTTTAAAACAAGTTCCAGTTTTACGCTTTTGTCGATTATAATTGGAATTATAGGGGCAGTTATCGTATCATCTAGTTCATTTTATACAGTATTAAAATTTGGTGCGTTGCCGTGGGCGTCAGTAATGGTAGCATTAATTTCAACTTCAACATTAGTTTTTTTTAAAAAAGTCAATGGTAGAGAGGTTAGTATTGTTCATACGATTATGAGTGCTGGAGCAATGGTAGCTGGTGGAGTTGCTTTTACAATGCCAGGATATTTAATTTTAGGTGGAAAACTTGAGAATATCGATAGAATGCAACTTTGGGTAACGGTTTTGTTTGGTTCGATTTTAGGTTGTATTTTTTCATTTATTTTTAAACAGAAATTATTGGAAAATGAAGAGCTTGAATTTCCAATTGGAGAGGCAACATTTAATGTTATAAATTCAGGTGAGAATAGTGAAAATATGACTTATGTTGGATTTGGAGCGTTGTTAAGTACGGTTATTGCGATTTTGCGAGATTTTAGTTTTATGCGTGGTAAAAAAACGATTTTACCGACAATATATTCATTTAAAAAGGGATTTTTAAATTTTTATGTATCGCCATTATTATTAGGAATTGGCTATATTTTAGGAATTGCAAAAACATTCGCGTGGTTTTTAGGTGGAGCATTAATCTATTTTGTTTTTCAACCATTTGCTTTAATAAAAAAATTTGAAAATTTTGATATTATGAAAAATAATTTTGGAATGGGAATTATTGTTGGTTTTGGAATTGCAGTAATTGTGAAATTATTTTTTTCAAAATATGAGGAGGAGTATAGAAAATCTTCAAATTTATTTTGGAAAATAGCTATTTTTGCTGGGATTGGGATATTTGGAATTAGCTGGATTTACAAGCTGCCAGTTTTCTTGTCGTTTATAGTTGTGATAATTTGTATTTTATGTATTATAATTTCAGGATATACTGTTGGTAAAACAGGATTGAATTTTCTAGAAATTTATGCAGTAATAACAATTTTAACAATTACTTTTTTTAATAAATTGTTAAATGGAATTCGAATGGAAAATGCAGTTTTTTCAACTAGAATAACAACATTAATGACTTTTTGTTTAGCGTGTTTTGTCGCAGTTGCTTGTGGTTTATGTGGAAATATTTTAAATAATTTAAAATTGGGAAGCCAAACAAAAATAGCACCTTCAAAACAGTTTTTTGGAGAATTAATAGGAGCAGCAATAGGTTCATTTGTAGTAACAAATTTATTTTTCATTTTATTTGATGTTTACAAAAATATTGGACCACATAATAATGCGGATTTAATGGCGTTACAAGCCTCTTTTATAACTTCATTTATTGATGGAATTCCATTTATTCAAATTTTTTGGTTAGGAGCTTTGATAGGTTTTGTTTTATACTTTTTTAATGTATCAGCTTTAACTTTCGGAATTGGAATATACGTTCCATTTTATATGACTTTAACAGTATTCTTAGGTGGAATTTTAAATTTTGTAGCTTCAAGAGTTTCCTCAAAATTTTCTGAAAAATGTTTATTAGTTTCTAATGGATTAATGATTGGAGAGGCGATAGTAGGTGTTGGAATTTCGTTAATTACTTATTATTTTGTGCTATTTCAAAAATGA
- the trpC gene encoding indole-3-glycerol phosphate synthase TrpC: MKFSYQIFKNKRRNMDILEKIKIKRDIQLKEELKSFKQPSLKEALKQDGVRIIGEIKRASPSKGKIAKDDFDLLKQAQSYVDKGVAAFSILTEKEYFKGENDFIKIIREKFPEMPILRKDFIYIPFQVAHAKFLGASAILLIVRMLDDKTLCELHKLAHDLELDVLVEVHDEIELERALKIPNLEILGVNNRNLNTFEVDIKTTKKLMDKIPDEMKDKLVLVGESGFLTKEDLEYAKSIGVDGLLIGEALMRGLL; encoded by the coding sequence ATGAAATTTTCATACCAAATATTTAAAAACAAAAGGAGAAATATGGATATTTTAGAAAAAATAAAAATAAAAAGAGATATACAGCTTAAAGAAGAATTAAAATCTTTTAAGCAGCCGTCGTTGAAAGAGGCATTGAAACAGGATGGAGTACGGATTATTGGAGAAATTAAAAGGGCTTCTCCATCGAAGGGAAAAATTGCGAAAGATGATTTTGATTTATTAAAACAGGCACAAAGTTATGTGGATAAAGGGGTTGCGGCTTTTTCGATATTGACAGAAAAGGAATATTTTAAAGGGGAGAATGATTTTATAAAAATTATAAGAGAGAAATTTCCAGAAATGCCGATTTTGAGGAAGGATTTTATTTATATTCCGTTTCAGGTGGCTCATGCTAAGTTTTTGGGGGCTTCGGCGATACTTCTTATTGTGAGAATGTTGGATGACAAGACTTTGTGTGAGTTGCATAAATTGGCACATGATTTGGAGCTTGATGTTTTGGTTGAGGTTCATGATGAGATTGAACTTGAGAGAGCGTTAAAAATACCTAATTTAGAAATTTTGGGAGTTAATAATAGAAATTTGAATACTTTTGAGGTAGATATTAAGACTACAAAGAAACTAATGGATAAAATTCCAGATGAAATGAAGGATAAACTCGTGCTTGTTGGCGAAAGTGGATTTCTTACGAAAGAGGATTTGGAGTATGCAAAAAGTATTGGGGTTGATGGTCTTTTGATTGGGGAAGCGCTTATGAGAGGTCTTCTTTAG